Proteins encoded together in one Hymenobacter monticola window:
- a CDS encoding M43 family zinc metalloprotease: MLKHLRMARHWLLGMGAAALCQVAVAQTPQGLSRRYPEHRTGIRCAFDSAQQAAFARQPGAEQAYRAFLQQVAQMPASAQARLLATPDVTVPVVMHIIHTGGTDNITDAQVNDAMRVINEDFSKTNRDTADVIPFFQPRYANIGFRFRLAKKDPNGNCTTGITHTYSTDTNIGDDRVKNLVKWDQSKYLNVWICTSANGAGGYAYLPCTGGSVDGIVIRNAQLGSIGTSCGANLCIRSLTHEIGHYFGLPHTWGGSNTPGLPSNCGIDDGIADTPNTIGSQNGCNLNFSPCTDPTTNLPVLANVQNFMDYATCTRMFTLGQRAVMRASLQLGCRQVLTSAANLVATGTNDGYNAVPCAPVVAFEATATVVCEGATVSFSDYSYNANLAAPGVTYAWQFPGGVPSTSSLRNPDVTYPTGGTYNVTLTVTAAGQSGTRTRTGLIQVLGGNVGLTAPLAESFENPNFPLNFAAGDLRNWTNTTNSTSGAARWVRQVSNSNGLQPSDGTACVAVRSSLLPAGTQTRLQSPNINLSAYSAANPPVLTFDRAYALRPTPINEYLNVQFSDDCGQTWINQGNIFPAALNTLDTARVIGFIPTSAAQWKPLVVPIPASFISGHFQFRIQMLSNGGNSIYIDRLAIQAASALAGRTAASTGALRVFPNPLTAETAVEFTLAAPGPVQLRLTDLLGRAVVAPVQAAGHAGRQTLPLLPAGAARPASGVYLVELTTQNARWTSKVVMP; the protein is encoded by the coding sequence ATGCTGAAACACTTACGCATGGCCCGGCACTGGCTGCTGGGCATGGGGGCCGCCGCCTTGTGCCAGGTGGCCGTGGCCCAAACCCCGCAAGGCCTAAGCCGCCGTTACCCCGAGCACCGCACCGGCATCCGCTGCGCCTTCGACAGCGCGCAGCAGGCCGCCTTTGCCCGCCAGCCCGGCGCCGAACAAGCCTACCGGGCCTTCCTGCAGCAGGTGGCCCAGATGCCGGCCAGCGCCCAGGCCCGTCTGCTGGCCACGCCCGACGTGACCGTGCCCGTGGTGATGCACATCATTCACACCGGCGGCACCGACAACATCACGGATGCGCAGGTGAACGACGCCATGCGCGTCATCAACGAGGACTTCAGCAAAACCAACCGCGACACGGCCGACGTCATTCCGTTTTTTCAGCCGCGCTACGCCAACATCGGCTTCCGCTTCCGGCTGGCCAAGAAAGACCCCAACGGCAACTGCACCACCGGCATTACCCACACCTACTCCACCGACACCAACATCGGCGACGACCGGGTGAAAAACCTGGTTAAGTGGGACCAGAGCAAATACCTCAACGTGTGGATTTGCACCAGCGCCAACGGCGCGGGTGGCTACGCCTACCTGCCCTGCACCGGCGGCAGCGTCGACGGTATCGTGATTCGCAACGCCCAGCTGGGCAGCATCGGCACTTCGTGCGGAGCTAACCTGTGCATTCGCTCGCTGACCCACGAAATCGGGCATTACTTCGGCCTGCCCCACACCTGGGGCGGCAGCAACACGCCGGGCCTGCCCAGCAACTGCGGCATCGACGACGGCATTGCCGACACGCCGAACACCATCGGCTCGCAGAACGGCTGCAACCTGAACTTTTCGCCCTGCACCGACCCCACCACCAACCTGCCCGTGCTGGCCAACGTGCAGAACTTCATGGACTACGCCACCTGCACGCGCATGTTCACGCTGGGGCAGCGCGCCGTGATGCGGGCTTCGCTGCAGCTGGGCTGCCGGCAGGTGCTCACCAGCGCCGCCAATCTGGTAGCCACCGGCACCAACGACGGCTACAACGCCGTGCCCTGCGCCCCAGTGGTGGCTTTTGAAGCCACGGCCACGGTGGTGTGCGAAGGCGCTACGGTTTCCTTTTCCGACTATTCCTACAATGCCAACCTGGCGGCGCCGGGCGTCACCTACGCCTGGCAGTTTCCGGGCGGCGTGCCCAGCACGTCGTCGTTGCGCAACCCCGACGTGACCTACCCCACCGGCGGCACTTACAACGTGACCCTGACGGTGACGGCCGCCGGGCAGAGCGGCACCCGCACCCGCACGGGCCTGATTCAGGTGCTGGGGGGCAACGTGGGCCTGACCGCGCCGCTGGCCGAGTCGTTTGAGAACCCCAATTTCCCGCTCAACTTCGCTGCGGGCGACCTGCGCAACTGGACCAACACCACCAACTCGACTTCGGGCGCGGCCCGCTGGGTGCGGCAGGTGAGCAACTCCAACGGCCTGCAGCCCAGCGACGGCACGGCTTGCGTGGCCGTGCGCAGCTCGCTGCTGCCGGCCGGCACCCAAACCCGCCTGCAATCGCCCAACATCAACCTGAGCGCCTACTCGGCCGCCAACCCGCCGGTGCTCACCTTTGACCGCGCGTATGCGCTGCGGCCCACCCCCATCAACGAGTACCTGAACGTGCAGTTCAGCGACGACTGCGGCCAGACCTGGATTAACCAGGGCAACATCTTCCCCGCCGCGCTCAACACCCTGGACACGGCCCGGGTCATTGGGTTCATTCCGACCTCGGCGGCGCAGTGGAAGCCGCTGGTGGTGCCCATTCCCGCCTCGTTCATCTCCGGCCATTTCCAGTTCCGCATTCAAATGCTGAGCAACGGCGGCAACTCCATCTACATCGACCGCCTGGCCATTCAGGCAGCCAGCGCGCTGGCCGGCCGCACGGCCGCCAGCACCGGCGCCCTGCGCGTGTTCCCCAACCCGCTCACGGCCGAAACGGCGGTGGAATTCACCTTGGCCGCACCCGGCCCGGTGCAGCTGCGCCTCACCGATTTGCTGGGCCGCGCGGTGGTTGCCCCGGTGCAGGCGGCGGGCCACGCCGGCCGCCAAACGCTGCCGCTGCTGCCGGCCGGCGCGGCCCGACCTGCTTCGGGTGTTTACCTGGTTGAACTGACCACGCAAAACGCGCGTTGGACTTCCAAAGTGGTAATGCCTTGA
- a CDS encoding M43 family zinc metalloprotease: MAAALAFAGLGAHAQTTPGKNPNWCGTVDEQERYFAAHPGARDAQRAFMQRMAADAQQQAQRTNYVTDVTIPVVVHIIHVGGADNISDRQINSAIALLNEDYQKLNADTAQIIPQFRPIAASVGFQFRLAKKDPNGNCTTGITRHYMPSLFNDNQSGAIQAVGVWDQSKYMNIWVVNTIGVASAGGFVVGYVSPPNSPTNPRDGYVIRHDYFGNQGTSSPGNALLRGATHEIGHYFGLSHPWGQTNNPGSGDCTGTDFVADTPPTDGTFNCNLNYAPCGPIANVQNFMDYASCASMFTQGQRALMRSVLAANRPNLISQANLVATGTNDGYVAPNCAPIAAFGVAPGSSANVCINTPVTLRDYSANFTAAGGSLSYSWSFPGGTPATATGQQVSVSYPTAGFYSVTETVTNSIGSTVSTQTNIIRVEGPTGGEAAPLAQSFEDANFPNIYATPTLRNYETSGLTATNTASTNFVWRRQTAVPAADGSAYLQVTNRTYPASVTATLVTPNINLSGISNATLRFARAYALRTAADNVQLRVSFSSDCGTTWSTPTTFNAAALSTQGLTPNDGFVPTSSADWQTLAVAIPAQFQGSGLFKVRLQMVNGTAQGNTFFLDHLRISNPLAAKADAGAANGIAVYPNPLTQQTAVHLTLDKAASVQVTLADVLGRPVLALPAKTYAAGPQVLALNPAGRPLPAGVYLVRVRLDGQTFTSKLTVE, from the coding sequence ATGGCTGCGGCCCTTGCCTTCGCCGGCCTGGGCGCCCACGCCCAAACCACGCCCGGCAAAAACCCCAACTGGTGCGGCACCGTGGACGAGCAGGAGCGCTACTTCGCCGCCCATCCCGGCGCCCGCGATGCCCAAAGAGCATTTATGCAGCGCATGGCCGCCGATGCCCAGCAGCAGGCCCAGCGCACCAACTACGTGACCGACGTGACGATTCCGGTGGTGGTGCACATCATTCACGTTGGGGGCGCCGACAACATTAGCGACCGGCAGATTAACAGCGCCATTGCCCTGCTGAACGAGGACTACCAGAAGCTGAACGCCGATACGGCGCAGATTATCCCGCAGTTCCGGCCCATTGCTGCTTCGGTGGGCTTCCAGTTTCGGCTGGCCAAGAAAGACCCGAACGGCAACTGCACCACCGGCATTACGCGCCATTACATGCCGAGCCTGTTCAACGACAACCAAAGCGGCGCCATTCAGGCCGTGGGCGTGTGGGACCAGAGCAAGTACATGAACATCTGGGTGGTGAACACCATTGGTGTGGCTTCCGCCGGTGGGTTTGTGGTGGGCTACGTGTCGCCCCCGAACAGCCCCACCAACCCGCGCGACGGCTACGTGATTCGCCACGACTACTTTGGCAACCAAGGCACCAGCAGCCCCGGCAACGCCCTGCTGCGCGGCGCTACCCACGAGATTGGCCACTACTTTGGCCTGTCGCACCCCTGGGGCCAGACCAACAACCCCGGCTCCGGCGACTGCACCGGCACCGACTTCGTGGCCGACACGCCGCCCACCGACGGTACCTTCAACTGCAACCTGAACTACGCGCCCTGCGGTCCCATTGCCAACGTGCAGAACTTCATGGACTACGCTTCGTGCGCGTCGATGTTTACCCAGGGCCAGCGGGCCCTGATGCGCTCGGTGCTGGCGGCCAACCGTCCGAACCTGATTTCGCAGGCCAACCTAGTTGCGACGGGCACCAACGACGGCTACGTGGCCCCGAACTGTGCGCCCATCGCGGCCTTCGGCGTGGCCCCGGGTTCGAGCGCTAACGTGTGCATCAACACGCCCGTGACGCTGCGCGACTACTCGGCCAACTTCACGGCAGCAGGTGGTTCGCTGTCGTACTCCTGGTCGTTTCCCGGCGGCACGCCCGCCACGGCCACGGGCCAGCAGGTGAGCGTGAGCTACCCCACGGCCGGCTTCTACTCGGTGACCGAAACGGTGACCAACTCCATCGGCAGCACCGTTAGCACCCAGACCAACATCATTCGGGTGGAGGGCCCCACCGGTGGGGAAGCGGCCCCGCTCGCGCAATCGTTCGAGGACGCCAATTTCCCCAATATTTACGCCACGCCTACGTTGCGCAATTACGAAACCAGCGGCCTGACCGCAACCAATACCGCCTCCACCAACTTTGTGTGGCGCCGGCAGACGGCCGTGCCCGCCGCCGATGGCTCGGCCTATCTGCAAGTGACCAACCGCACCTATCCGGCCAGCGTCACGGCCACCTTGGTCACGCCCAACATCAACCTGAGCGGCATCAGCAACGCCACGCTGCGCTTTGCCCGCGCCTACGCCCTGCGCACGGCTGCCGATAACGTGCAACTGCGCGTATCCTTCAGCTCGGACTGCGGCACGACCTGGTCGACGCCGACCACCTTCAACGCCGCGGCGCTGAGCACGCAGGGCCTGACCCCGAACGACGGCTTCGTGCCCACCTCCAGCGCCGACTGGCAAACGCTGGCCGTGGCCATCCCGGCCCAGTTCCAGGGCAGCGGCCTCTTCAAAGTGCGCCTGCAAATGGTGAACGGCACGGCGCAAGGCAACACCTTCTTCCTCGACCACCTGCGCATCTCCAACCCCTTGGCCGCCAAGGCTGATGCGGGGGCAGCGAACGGCATCGCCGTGTATCCCAACCCGCTCACCCAGCAAACGGCCGTGCATTTGACCTTGGACAAGGCCGCTTCCGTGCAGGTGACCTTGGCCGACGTGCTGGGCCGCCCCGTGCTGGCCCTGCCGGCCAAGACCTACGCCGCCGGCCCGCAGGTGCTGGCTCTGAACCCGGCCGGACGCCCCCTGCCCGCCGGCGTGTACCTCGTGCGCGTCCGCCTCGACGGACAGACCTTCACCTCCAAGCTCACCGTCGAGTAG
- a CDS encoding M43 family zinc metalloprotease: MKRVLPSALAALLTLSGLSAIAQTPAGISPNWCGTTDEQNRYFAEHPGAREAQKQFSERMEALSKAQTQGVQQRNNYVTDITIPVVVHVIHAGGTDNISDRQINSAIAQLNLDYQKLNPDTADISPLFRPIAAAVGFQFRLAKKDPNGNCTTGITRHYAPSISVDDRSGAVQAISNWDRARYMNIWVVTGISSGAAGYVSPPNTPTNVRDGFTVLSTYFGTQGTGSLYVGRAATHEIGHYLGLSHTWGPTNNPGTGDCTGTDNIPDTPQTDGIYSNCNLNYASCGPVANVQNFMDYSYCFRMFTQGQRTYMRNVLAANRSLLTSQANLVFTGTNDGYVAPDCAPIADFAIAPGSSANVCINTPVTLRDYSTNFTPSGGTLSYSWSFPGGTPATATGQQVSVSYPTAGFYSVTETVTNSVGSTSSTKTNIIRVEGPTGGESAPLTQSFEDANFPSLFAAPTLRNYETSGATSAGVASSSFVWRRQTAVPAADGSAYLQVTNRTYPASVTATLITPNINLSGISNATLRFARAYALRSSTDNSQLRVSFSSDCGTTWSTPTTFNAAALSTQGLTPNDGFVPTSSADWQTLSVAIPAQFQGSGLFKVRLQMVNGNAQNNSNTFFLDHLRISNPLAAKADAGAARGIEVYPNPLTQQSAVHLTLDKAAAVQVTLADVLGRPVLALPAKTYAAGPQVLALNPAGRPLPAGVYLVRVRLDGQTFTSKLTVE, from the coding sequence ATGAAAAGAGTTTTACCCTCGGCCCTGGCTGCTTTGCTGACCCTCTCGGGTCTAAGTGCCATTGCCCAAACGCCTGCTGGCATCTCGCCCAACTGGTGCGGCACCACGGACGAGCAGAACCGCTATTTTGCCGAGCACCCCGGTGCCCGCGAAGCGCAGAAACAGTTCAGCGAGCGCATGGAGGCGCTGTCGAAGGCGCAAACCCAAGGGGTGCAGCAGCGCAACAACTACGTGACCGACATCACCATTCCGGTGGTGGTGCACGTCATTCACGCGGGTGGCACCGACAACATCAGCGACCGGCAGATTAACAGCGCCATTGCCCAATTGAACCTGGACTACCAGAAGCTGAACCCCGACACAGCCGACATCTCGCCGCTGTTCCGGCCCATCGCGGCGGCGGTGGGCTTCCAGTTCCGGCTGGCCAAGAAAGACCCGAACGGCAACTGCACCACCGGCATCACCCGCCACTACGCGCCCAGCATCTCGGTGGACGACCGCAGCGGCGCCGTGCAGGCCATTTCGAACTGGGACCGGGCCCGCTACATGAACATCTGGGTGGTGACGGGCATTTCGAGCGGGGCCGCCGGCTACGTGTCGCCGCCCAACACGCCCACCAACGTGCGCGACGGCTTCACGGTGCTGAGCACCTACTTCGGCACGCAGGGCACGGGCAGCCTTTACGTGGGCCGCGCCGCCACGCACGAAATCGGCCACTACCTTGGTCTGTCGCACACTTGGGGGCCCACCAACAACCCCGGCACCGGCGACTGCACCGGCACCGACAACATTCCCGACACCCCGCAAACCGACGGCATCTACTCGAACTGCAACCTGAACTATGCGTCCTGCGGCCCCGTCGCCAACGTGCAGAACTTCATGGACTATTCGTATTGCTTCCGGATGTTCACCCAGGGGCAGCGCACGTACATGCGCAACGTATTGGCCGCCAACCGCTCGCTGCTAACCTCGCAGGCCAACCTGGTCTTTACCGGCACCAACGACGGGTATGTGGCCCCCGACTGCGCCCCCATCGCCGACTTTGCCATAGCCCCGGGTTCGAGCGCCAACGTGTGCATCAACACGCCCGTGACGCTGCGCGATTATTCCACCAACTTCACGCCCTCGGGCGGCACGCTGTCCTACTCCTGGTCGTTTCCCGGCGGCACGCCCGCCACGGCCACGGGCCAGCAGGTGAGCGTGAGTTACCCCACGGCCGGCTTCTACTCGGTGACCGAAACGGTGACCAACTCCGTCGGCAGCACCAGCAGCACCAAAACCAACATCATTCGGGTGGAAGGCCCGACCGGCGGCGAAAGCGCTCCGCTCACGCAGTCGTTTGAGGACGCCAACTTCCCTAGTCTCTTTGCGGCGCCCACCTTGCGCAACTACGAAACCAGCGGCGCCACGTCCGCTGGCGTGGCCAGTTCCTCTTTTGTGTGGCGCCGGCAGACGGCCGTGCCCGCCGCCGACGGCTCGGCCTACCTGCAGGTGACCAACCGCACCTACCCGGCCAGCGTCACGGCCACCCTCATTACCCCCAACATCAACCTGAGCGGCATCAGCAACGCCACGCTGCGCTTTGCCCGCGCCTACGCCCTGCGGTCGAGCACCGACAACTCGCAACTGCGCGTGTCCTTCAGCTCGGACTGCGGCACGACCTGGTCGACGCCGACCACCTTCAACGCCGCGGCGCTGAGCACGCAGGGCCTGACCCCGAACGACGGCTTCGTGCCCACCTCCAGCGCCGATTGGCAAACGCTGAGCGTAGCCATTCCGGCCCAGTTCCAGGGCAGCGGCCTCTTCAAAGTGCGCCTGCAGATGGTGAACGGCAACGCCCAGAACAACAGCAACACCTTCTTCCTCGACCACCTGCGCATCTCCAACCCGTTGGCCGCCAAAGCGGACGCCGGCGCCGCCCGCGGCATTGAGGTCTACCCCAACCCGCTCACCCAGCAATCGGCCGTGCATTTGACCTTGGACAAAGCCGCCGCCGTGCAAGTGACCTTGGCCGACGTGCTGGGCCGCCCCGTGCTGGCCCTGCCGGCCAAGACCTACGCCGCCGGCCCGCAGGTGCTGGCTCTGAACCCGGCCGGACGCCCCCTGCCCGCCGGCGTGTACCTCGTGCGCGTCCGCCTCGACGGCCAGACCTTCACCTCCAAGCTCACCGTCGAGTAA
- a CDS encoding acyl-CoA thioesterase has product MRKQKPVADSFVIMTELVLPNDTNTLNNLMGGRMMHLMDIAAAISAQKHSNRIVVTASVDNVSFRDSIRLGNVVTLQAQVTRAFSSSMEVHIDVWAEDIPSGTKIKTNEAFLTFVAVDQSGRPIDVPEAVPGTPEEIALYDGALRRRQLRLVLAGRMQPGEASELKALFALE; this is encoded by the coding sequence ATGCGCAAGCAAAAACCGGTGGCCGACTCCTTCGTCATCATGACGGAGCTGGTGCTGCCAAACGACACCAACACCCTGAACAACCTGATGGGTGGCCGCATGATGCACCTCATGGACATTGCCGCCGCCATCTCGGCCCAGAAACACTCCAACCGCATTGTGGTCACGGCCTCGGTCGACAACGTCTCGTTCCGCGACAGCATCCGGCTGGGCAACGTCGTGACCCTGCAGGCGCAGGTGACGCGGGCCTTCAGCTCCAGCATGGAAGTGCACATCGACGTGTGGGCCGAGGACATTCCCAGCGGCACCAAGATTAAAACCAATGAGGCTTTCCTGACCTTTGTGGCCGTCGACCAGTCGGGCCGGCCCATCGACGTGCCCGAGGCCGTGCCCGGCACTCCCGAGGAAATTGCGCTCTACGACGGGGCCTTGCGCCGGCGCCAGCTGCGCCTCGTGCTGGCCGGCCGCATGCAGCCCGGCGAGGCCAGCGAGCTAAAAGCCTTGTTTGCCCTGGAATAA
- a CDS encoding phage tail protein, translating to MKTRFTLALLLPCLGGFAQTLTNDGATITVSAGATLYVAGSVQNNAGGTLSNTGTVELTGDLTNAGTLASPGKLLFSGTANQMLTPGTATVGTLVLANTGAAGQRTLALPTDLTLSTALILQSGLLRTSAGATLTLPDGATLSGEGPGQYVQGNLRIVRAAGSGVLDFGHGATLDRTGLGQVSITRTAGLQTNNLSRAVGLGTPTAQGIDRIWTVETGTPPSAAVPVTLQWVADDDNGIASFAITQAWRAPLGSATWAATGNSGAATVSGSSRSFSFTTVALDRLTLGGLAAPLPVTLVAFTASPQGADALLRWTTASELHNDRFEVEASADGRSYRRIGTVAGAGSSQTAHHYQLVDPAIAHYGTSLVYYRLRQVDTDGTAVYSPVRTVAVDRASQPAGLALFPNPTRAAATLTGAQPGAVVVVLDAVGRHVLDVTADADGKAALALPVGIATGVYVVRTGTQALRLTVE from the coding sequence ATGAAAACACGCTTTACCCTTGCGCTGCTACTGCCATGCTTGGGCGGCTTTGCGCAAACCCTCACCAACGACGGCGCCACCATTACCGTGAGCGCCGGGGCCACGCTCTACGTGGCCGGCTCGGTGCAAAACAACGCCGGCGGCACCTTAAGCAACACGGGCACCGTGGAGCTCACCGGCGACCTGACCAACGCTGGCACGCTGGCGTCGCCTGGCAAGCTGCTCTTCAGCGGCACCGCCAACCAGATGCTCACGCCCGGTACCGCCACGGTGGGCACCCTTGTACTGGCCAATACCGGCGCTGCCGGCCAGCGCACCCTGGCCCTGCCCACCGACCTAACCCTGAGCACGGCGCTCATCCTGCAAAGCGGGCTGCTGCGCACTTCCGCTGGCGCCACGCTCACCCTGCCCGACGGGGCCACACTCAGCGGCGAAGGTCCCGGCCAGTACGTGCAGGGAAACTTGCGCATAGTGCGCGCCGCTGGCTCGGGCGTGCTCGATTTTGGTCATGGCGCTACGCTCGACCGCACCGGCTTGGGCCAGGTCAGCATCACCCGCACCGCCGGCCTCCAAACCAACAACTTGAGCCGGGCCGTGGGCCTGGGCACGCCCACCGCCCAAGGCATCGACCGCATTTGGACCGTGGAAACGGGCACGCCGCCCAGCGCCGCCGTGCCCGTCACCTTGCAATGGGTGGCCGACGATGACAACGGCATTGCCAGCTTCGCCATTACGCAGGCCTGGCGCGCCCCGCTGGGCTCCGCAACGTGGGCTGCTACGGGCAATTCCGGCGCCGCCACCGTGAGCGGCAGCTCGCGCAGCTTCTCGTTCACCACCGTGGCCCTCGACCGACTCACGCTGGGCGGCTTGGCTGCGCCGCTGCCCGTCACGCTGGTGGCCTTCACGGCCTCGCCCCAGGGCGCCGACGCGCTGCTGCGCTGGACCACGGCTTCGGAGCTGCACAACGACCGGTTTGAGGTGGAAGCCAGCGCCGACGGCCGCAGCTATCGCCGCATCGGCACGGTAGCGGGCGCGGGCAGCAGCCAGACGGCGCACCATTATCAGCTGGTTGACCCGGCCATTGCCCATTACGGTACCAGCCTCGTGTATTACCGCCTGCGGCAGGTCGACACCGACGGTACGGCCGTCTATTCGCCCGTCCGCACCGTGGCCGTCGACCGGGCTTCCCAGCCTGCCGGCTTGGCCCTGTTCCCGAACCCCACCCGCGCCGCGGCCACACTCACCGGTGCCCAGCCCGGTGCGGTGGTGGTGGTGCTCGATGCCGTGGGCCGGCATGTCCTAGACGTCACGGCCGATGCCGATGGCAAAGCGGCACTGGCGTTGCCCGTAGGCATAGCCACCGGCGTGTACGTGGTGCGAACCGGCACGCAAGCCCTACGACTCACCGTAGAATAA